In Mastacembelus armatus chromosome 4, fMasArm1.2, whole genome shotgun sequence, the following are encoded in one genomic region:
- the pde6d gene encoding retinal rod rhodopsin-sensitive cGMP 3',5'-cyclic phosphodiesterase subunit delta isoform X1, with protein MSSDEDRAKEILKGFKLNWMNLRDAETGKVLWQGTEDLSVPGVEHEARVPKKILKCKAVSRELNFSSSEKLEKFRLEQKVFFKGQCLEEWFFEFGFVIPNSTNTWQSLIEAAPESQMMPANVLTGNVIIETKFYDDDLHVSTSRVRLFYV; from the exons ATGTCTTCAGACGAAGACAGGGCCAAGGAGATTCTGAAGGGCTTCAAACT AAACTGGATGAATCTTCGAGATGCAGAGACAGGTAAAGTGCTGTGGCAGGGAACTGAAGACCTCTCTGTACCAGGAGTAGAGCATGAAG CTCGTGTCCCAAAGAAGATCTTGAAGTGTAAAGCAGTGTCCAGAGAACTGAACTTTTCCTCCTCAGAAAAACTGGAGAAGTTCCGACTGGAGCAGAAAGTTTTCTTCAAAGGACAGTGTCTAGAAG aATGGTTTTTTGAGTTTGGCTTTGTTATCCCCAACTCCACCAACACATGGCAGTCTCTGATAGAAGCAGCTCCAGAGTCCCAGATGATGCCAGCCAATGTTTTAAC TGGTAATGTGATCATAGAGACCAAGTTCTACGATGATGACCTCCATGTCAGTACCTCCAGGGTACGACTTTTCTACGTCTGA
- the pde6d gene encoding retinal rod rhodopsin-sensitive cGMP 3',5'-cyclic phosphodiesterase subunit delta isoform X2, whose translation MNLRDAETGKVLWQGTEDLSVPGVEHEARVPKKILKCKAVSRELNFSSSEKLEKFRLEQKVFFKGQCLEEWFFEFGFVIPNSTNTWQSLIEAAPESQMMPANVLTGNVIIETKFYDDDLHVSTSRVRLFYV comes from the exons ATGAATCTTCGAGATGCAGAGACAGGTAAAGTGCTGTGGCAGGGAACTGAAGACCTCTCTGTACCAGGAGTAGAGCATGAAG CTCGTGTCCCAAAGAAGATCTTGAAGTGTAAAGCAGTGTCCAGAGAACTGAACTTTTCCTCCTCAGAAAAACTGGAGAAGTTCCGACTGGAGCAGAAAGTTTTCTTCAAAGGACAGTGTCTAGAAG aATGGTTTTTTGAGTTTGGCTTTGTTATCCCCAACTCCACCAACACATGGCAGTCTCTGATAGAAGCAGCTCCAGAGTCCCAGATGATGCCAGCCAATGTTTTAAC TGGTAATGTGATCATAGAGACCAAGTTCTACGATGATGACCTCCATGTCAGTACCTCCAGGGTACGACTTTTCTACGTCTGA